One stretch of Comamonas testosteroni DNA includes these proteins:
- a CDS encoding tetratricopeptide repeat protein, giving the protein MKKESRYLMLPLATAAMALLAGCSSVGNLLGQNQPALSPAAKAAADMPLEKEAVVDTQDTYLSLVKQMQSKSLWYASIAHLDALDKQWGASSDSRLLRADALRQVGQLSAAIPIYQGLLGSAKDGAARYGLGRVAAEQGDFRSAAQQMEQARMSNPVDSRLLTDLGYAYLRAHDLNAARIPLMQAAQLNPEDAQVNVNLSLFMMVSGQSAQAEEFMRQRKLDAQTQQLVKEQAGEWARTASLAAAKPAATATGKVVNLSRPEVKTAPEAVVSSGKSAEVPEPAAAQEVPAAKKSAPEPEAAKAPVVVVKAAESVPFPTAVLPLPQAQPLVARNVERAPSGGQWMVSGSSFDAGRPRHPGQGVSQFMQAAPQTYAYAPPVPVQASDAPVDVAATVPLERTSVPKQPEVTADKAQRAPVLIAKTAPLLEATVATASLSARQEAHKPAQSLLTEAMPAKLQQMQPAPASRAEPEAQPMIARQPARATRSLPEAAVVMAAAHPVAVRQAGESGGKQVVQAMLPQRAAASGLFFETPDEDAGSKPAASAKQSAPERAWP; this is encoded by the coding sequence ATGAAAAAAGAAAGCCGATATCTGATGCTGCCATTGGCGACCGCAGCCATGGCACTGCTGGCGGGCTGCTCCAGCGTGGGCAATCTGCTGGGGCAGAACCAGCCCGCGCTGTCGCCGGCGGCCAAGGCTGCGGCAGACATGCCGCTGGAGAAGGAGGCTGTGGTCGACACGCAGGACACCTACCTCTCTCTGGTCAAGCAGATGCAGTCCAAGTCGCTCTGGTATGCCTCCATCGCGCACCTGGATGCACTGGACAAGCAATGGGGCGCTTCCAGCGATTCGCGGCTGTTGCGCGCCGATGCATTGCGTCAGGTGGGTCAGCTCAGTGCGGCTATCCCCATTTACCAGGGCCTGCTCGGCAGCGCCAAGGATGGTGCTGCACGCTATGGCCTGGGCCGTGTGGCAGCAGAGCAGGGCGACTTTCGCAGTGCCGCTCAGCAGATGGAGCAGGCGCGCATGAGCAATCCTGTGGACTCGCGCCTGTTGACCGATCTGGGCTATGCCTATCTGCGTGCGCATGATCTGAACGCAGCGCGCATTCCCCTGATGCAGGCGGCGCAGCTCAATCCCGAGGATGCGCAGGTCAACGTCAATCTGAGCCTGTTCATGATGGTCAGCGGCCAGAGCGCGCAGGCCGAGGAATTCATGCGCCAGCGCAAGCTGGACGCACAGACCCAGCAACTGGTCAAGGAGCAGGCCGGGGAGTGGGCGAGGACTGCAAGCCTGGCAGCAGCAAAGCCTGCCGCGACTGCGACCGGCAAGGTTGTCAACCTTTCCCGTCCGGAAGTGAAGACGGCCCCCGAGGCCGTGGTCAGTTCCGGGAAATCCGCCGAAGTGCCGGAGCCTGCTGCAGCGCAGGAGGTGCCCGCCGCAAAAAAGTCCGCACCGGAGCCTGAGGCCGCCAAGGCTCCGGTAGTGGTAGTCAAGGCAGCGGAGTCTGTGCCATTTCCTACCGCTGTGTTGCCGCTGCCCCAAGCGCAGCCTCTGGTGGCGCGGAATGTGGAGCGGGCGCCCAGCGGTGGTCAGTGGATGGTCTCCGGCAGCAGCTTTGATGCAGGAAGGCCGCGTCACCCCGGTCAGGGGGTGAGCCAATTCATGCAGGCGGCTCCGCAAACCTATGCCTACGCGCCGCCTGTTCCTGTGCAGGCATCAGATGCTCCTGTCGATGTAGCAGCTACTGTTCCATTGGAAAGGACCTCAGTACCAAAGCAGCCTGAAGTAACCGCAGATAAGGCGCAAAGGGCTCCTGTCTTGATAGCGAAAACGGCGCCGCTGCTGGAGGCGACCGTGGCGACGGCTTCTCTGTCCGCCAGGCAGGAGGCACACAAGCCGGCACAGTCTTTGCTGACGGAGGCAATGCCCGCAAAGCTGCAGCAGATGCAGCCGGCACCGGCTTCGCGCGCCGAGCCTGAAGCGCAGCCCATGATCGCGCGCCAGCCCGCGCGAGCGACAAGATCGTTGCCGGAGGCTGCAGTGGTGATGGCTGCGGCACATCCTGTCGCCGTTCGCCAGGCCGGTGAATCCGGCGGCAAACAGGTCGTGCAAGCCATGCTGCCCCAGCGCGCAGCGGCGAGTGGATTGTTCTTTGAAACACCCGATGAAGATGCCGGCAGCAAGCCTGCAGCTTCTGCCAAGCAGAGTGCGCCCGAGCGTGCCTGGCCCTGA
- a CDS encoding type II secretion system F family protein, which yields METSRLLLMLSVAFLALAALIGAVLIAYAHQRRERSSQVVQDALSRSGAAAANGAAVPSKPADLLRSLNGDGELPAHWLNTSLGKALVAQEDRILLSKCGWGSTRAQLLYLIARCVVSVLLLLLAAFVFSGNKHFLLYLFAAFTIGFLLPKWVLRSVARRRRASVARELPLFVDLLGLLQGTGMSLDQTLQVIGSDFGNVMPVLSREIQLANQQYSRGSTRERSFARMSEVYQNDNLANLTSLMIQIDRYGGAVQEPLRIFGERLREQRKAKMKELIGKISVKMTGVMVLTLLPALIIVTAGPGFLAVMKALGG from the coding sequence ATGGAGACATCCCGTCTTTTGCTGATGCTGAGCGTGGCATTTCTGGCCTTGGCTGCGCTGATCGGTGCAGTCTTGATTGCCTATGCGCATCAGCGCCGTGAGCGCAGCAGTCAGGTGGTGCAGGATGCACTGAGCCGCAGCGGTGCTGCTGCCGCGAACGGGGCTGCAGTGCCTTCCAAGCCCGCAGATCTGCTGCGCTCGCTCAACGGCGATGGCGAACTGCCTGCGCACTGGCTCAATACATCGTTGGGCAAGGCATTGGTGGCGCAGGAAGACCGCATTTTGCTGAGCAAATGTGGCTGGGGATCGACTCGCGCGCAGCTGCTATACCTGATAGCACGCTGCGTGGTTTCCGTATTGCTTTTACTGCTGGCTGCCTTTGTTTTTTCAGGTAACAAGCATTTTCTGCTCTACCTGTTTGCAGCATTCACCATAGGTTTCCTGCTTCCCAAATGGGTGCTGCGCAGCGTGGCGCGCCGCCGCAGGGCCAGCGTTGCCCGCGAGCTGCCTTTGTTTGTCGATTTGCTGGGCTTGCTGCAAGGCACGGGCATGAGTCTTGACCAGACCCTGCAGGTCATTGGCTCCGATTTCGGCAATGTCATGCCCGTGCTTTCGCGAGAGATACAGCTGGCCAATCAGCAGTACAGCCGGGGCAGCACGCGCGAGCGTTCCTTTGCTCGCATGAGCGAGGTCTATCAGAACGACAACCTGGCCAATCTGACATCGCTGATGATTCAGATCGACAGATACGGCGGAGCCGTGCAGGAGCCTCTGCGCATTTTTGGCGAGCGTCTGCGCGAGCAGCGCAAGGCCAAGATGAAGGAGTTGATAGGAAAGATCTCGGTCAAGATGACAGGCGTCATGGTCCTGACGCTGCTTCCGGCCCTGATCATCGTGACTGCCGGACCCGGCTTTCTGGCCGTGATGAAGGCATTGGGGGGATAA